The Acidobacteriota bacterium genome includes a window with the following:
- a CDS encoding O-antigen ligase family protein: MTVAPVIFSMNTETIHPSITNRWRQELPAWLAGGACATITISIAVSQILLAASVLAILFRRDHKRGRERGMLPATWAWPLLGFILWTALSLAFSDAPLAGLSQIKKLVLLAVIPITYTAFTRASQVDWTLRATLLTGTASAGWGLIQFVGDYRYIAAQNLPFYENYITHQITGFMSHWMTYGGQLMLLIMGVAAMIFFRQGGQRAWALIGFSLTSTALLAAFTRGAWLGALVGFSYLVYSYRKWLVPLIPAGLLILYLAAPDALRKREQSIVEPGSDSSIQSRLVMARTGLAMIVAHPLFGVGPERVAPMFERYRPAGITLPPAWYGHLHNSFIHFAAERGLPALAFFVWLIVVILRANYRLTSARNAATAALARTAVAATLGMIVLGAFEYNFGDSEVLMLYLFFVTLPLAASRLELDDIKTEPRP; the protein is encoded by the coding sequence ATGACGGTCGCGCCGGTCATATTCAGCATGAATACTGAGACAATCCATCCATCCATCACCAATCGTTGGAGGCAGGAGCTTCCTGCATGGCTTGCGGGCGGAGCCTGCGCCACGATTACCATCTCCATCGCGGTGTCGCAGATTCTGCTGGCGGCTAGCGTGCTGGCGATTCTCTTCAGGCGCGACCATAAGCGCGGCCGGGAGCGTGGCATGCTGCCCGCCACATGGGCTTGGCCGCTGCTGGGCTTCATCCTCTGGACTGCGCTCTCACTGGCATTTTCCGACGCGCCATTAGCCGGACTCTCTCAGATCAAGAAGCTGGTGCTGCTGGCCGTGATTCCCATCACCTACACAGCCTTTACGCGCGCGTCCCAAGTTGACTGGACGTTGCGCGCGACGCTGCTCACCGGAACGGCGTCGGCGGGGTGGGGGCTGATCCAGTTCGTTGGCGATTATCGTTACATCGCGGCGCAGAACCTGCCCTTTTATGAAAACTACATCACGCATCAGATCACCGGCTTCATGAGCCACTGGATGACCTATGGCGGACAGCTCATGCTCCTCATCATGGGCGTGGCCGCTATGATTTTTTTCAGGCAGGGCGGTCAACGCGCTTGGGCGCTGATCGGATTCTCGTTGACCAGCACGGCGCTCCTCGCCGCCTTCACGCGTGGGGCGTGGCTCGGCGCGCTGGTGGGATTTAGCTATCTGGTCTACTCGTACCGCAAGTGGCTGGTGCCACTGATCCCGGCGGGCCTGCTGATACTCTATCTGGCCGCGCCGGATGCACTGCGGAAGCGCGAGCAGTCAATTGTGGAGCCGGGGTCGGACTCCTCCATTCAATCGCGCTTGGTGATGGCCCGCACCGGGCTAGCGATGATCGTTGCTCATCCTCTATTCGGCGTGGGGCCGGAGCGCGTTGCGCCGATGTTCGAGCGGTACCGGCCGGCGGGGATCACTCTGCCACCAGCCTGGTATGGACATCTGCACAACAGCTTCATTCACTTCGCGGCGGAGCGCGGCCTGCCCGCGCTGGCATTTTTCGTTTGGCTGATCGTAGTGATTCTGCGTGCCAATTACCGTCTGACATCGGCGCGCAACGCAGCCACGGCTGCGCTGGCGCGCACGGCGGTGGCGGCCACGCTGGGGATGATCGTGTTGGGTGCCTTCGAATATAACTTCGGCGACTCGGAGGTGCTGATGCTCTACCTATTTTTCGTTACGCTGCCGCTGGCCGCCAGCAGGCTGGAATTGGACGATATCAAAACAGAGCCGCGACCGTAA
- a CDS encoding class I SAM-dependent methyltransferase — protein sequence MERSKHLFREYLLPLMRIAAQDRLLDVGCGDGWACRIMAGFASSGTVVGLDASTDRIGEARRHSVGFENILHIAAEAEENPWQDGFFTHAVMIDTLYRVKDPAGALRHTHRVLAPGGALWILNQIAHENGTAALIEADEESSSKLLRADEYVEMLRSCGFVEPAWQLLPAPDGAGASSAELFSVLITAIKPVS from the coding sequence GTGGAACGATCGAAACATCTTTTCAGAGAATATTTGCTGCCGCTCATGCGCATCGCGGCGCAGGACCGCCTGCTGGACGTCGGCTGCGGCGACGGCTGGGCCTGCCGCATCATGGCCGGGTTTGCCAGCAGCGGTACGGTGGTGGGTCTGGACGCATCCACCGACCGCATCGGCGAGGCGCGCAGGCACTCAGTGGGTTTCGAGAATATTCTCCACATCGCCGCCGAGGCCGAGGAAAATCCCTGGCAGGATGGCTTCTTCACTCACGCCGTGATGATCGACACTTTATATCGCGTGAAGGACCCGGCGGGGGCGCTGCGGCATACCCATCGCGTGCTGGCGCCCGGCGGCGCGTTGTGGATACTCAATCAGATCGCTCATGAAAATGGCACCGCCGCGCTGATCGAAGCGGATGAGGAAAGTTCAAGCAAGCTGTTGCGTGCGGATGAGTACGTCGAGATGCTGCGGAGTTGCGGGTTCGTTGAACCCGCCTGGCAACTTCTTCCAGCACCGGATGGCGCCGGCGCATCCAGCGCTGAGCTATTCAGCGTTTTGATTACTGCAATCAAGCCGGTGAGCTAA
- the topA gene encoding type I DNA topoisomerase has translation MAKAAAVKSTTKKAASKAAGETSVLKTSVAGDPPETPKGKTPRKPSGKILVVVESPAKAKTINKYLGPGYVVKASLGHVKDLPSKTLGVDVDKNFQPTYEPLESRAKILTELRAAAKNATAIYLAADPDREGEAICQHLAEELSTGVPIHRVLFNEITKSAIQESFKNPGEINAKLVDAQQTRRILDRLVGYKISPLLWDKVRRGISAGRVQSVAMRFIVEREQEIRAFQKEEYWTIAARVAAGSPPPFEARLIRRAGKDYIVRGESKSGSIQAQAERGRIRLGNEAEGAALRTELEKQQFVVASTATKETRRNPMPPFVTARLQQDAARKLGFTAKRTMGLAQKLYEGVELGEEGPTGLITYMRTDSTRVSGGALDEVRAWISGNFGDAYLPGSANFYRSKKGAQDAHEAIRPTSADRTPESMAKYLDDDALKLYRLIWQRFVASQMTPAIFDQTTIEIKAGDYEFRATGSVPKFDGFLKVYEESKDTKDDEDDELGRRLPMVRAGENLRLEEVLPKQNSTEPPPRYNEASLVKELEEKGIGRPSTYATILSTIQEREYVQKIKNKFMPTELGMVVTELLIVNFADILDVTYTARLEESLDEIEEGKQDWVDTLTDFYAKFSKDLAIAEKEMVDIKRMERPTDIICERCAKPMVIKWGRNGSFIACTGYPECTNTRDLAVDVNELGEGAVPDGATDGEPVEKCENCGKDMVLKRGRFGQFYACAGYPECKTTKKIGQTQQSKPPVPIDENCPQCKKQLVIRQGRFGEFTSCSGYPKCKYIKQDTTGVKCPECKDGEIVQKRSKRGPFYSCNRYPKCKTTLKHKPLPQPCPKCGSEYLLEKTVKDSTTIECPNEACDYEKAA, from the coding sequence ATGGCAAAAGCAGCGGCAGTGAAATCCACCACGAAGAAAGCGGCGTCAAAAGCAGCAGGGGAAACGTCCGTCCTGAAAACTTCCGTGGCGGGTGATCCCCCGGAGACACCCAAGGGCAAGACCCCCAGGAAACCTTCGGGCAAGATACTGGTGGTCGTGGAATCGCCGGCCAAGGCCAAGACCATCAATAAATATTTGGGACCAGGCTATGTGGTGAAGGCCTCGCTCGGCCACGTGAAAGATCTGCCGAGCAAGACCCTCGGCGTGGATGTCGACAAGAATTTCCAGCCCACTTATGAGCCGCTGGAGTCGCGCGCCAAGATTCTCACCGAGCTGCGCGCCGCCGCCAAAAACGCCACCGCCATCTATCTGGCCGCTGATCCCGACCGCGAAGGCGAGGCCATCTGCCAGCACTTGGCCGAGGAACTCTCGACCGGCGTGCCCATTCATCGCGTGCTGTTCAACGAGATTACCAAGTCGGCGATTCAGGAATCCTTCAAGAATCCCGGCGAGATCAACGCCAAGCTGGTGGACGCGCAACAAACGCGCCGCATTCTCGACCGTCTGGTGGGCTACAAGATCAGCCCTCTGCTGTGGGACAAAGTGCGCCGGGGTATCTCCGCCGGCCGCGTGCAATCCGTGGCGATGCGCTTCATCGTCGAGCGCGAACAGGAGATTCGCGCCTTCCAGAAGGAAGAGTATTGGACCATCGCCGCGCGCGTGGCCGCCGGCTCGCCGCCGCCATTCGAAGCGCGCCTGATCCGTCGCGCCGGGAAAGATTACATCGTTCGCGGGGAGTCCAAGTCCGGCAGCATTCAGGCTCAGGCCGAGCGCGGCAGGATTCGCCTGGGCAACGAAGCCGAAGGCGCCGCGCTGCGCACGGAGCTTGAAAAGCAGCAGTTTGTGGTGGCCTCCACCGCGACCAAGGAAACGCGTCGCAATCCCATGCCGCCCTTTGTTACCGCGCGTCTGCAGCAGGACGCCGCGCGCAAACTGGGCTTCACCGCCAAGCGGACCATGGGTTTGGCGCAGAAACTCTACGAGGGCGTGGAGCTGGGCGAAGAGGGCCCCACCGGCCTGATCACCTACATGCGTACCGACTCCACCCGCGTTTCCGGCGGCGCTCTCGACGAAGTGCGCGCATGGATCAGCGGGAATTTCGGCGACGCCTATCTGCCCGGCTCGGCGAATTTCTATCGCAGTAAGAAAGGCGCGCAAGACGCCCACGAAGCCATCCGTCCGACCTCTGCCGACCGCACTCCAGAGAGCATGGCCAAGTATCTGGATGACGACGCGCTGAAACTCTACCGGCTCATCTGGCAGCGCTTCGTGGCCTCGCAGATGACCCCGGCCATTTTTGACCAGACCACCATTGAGATCAAAGCCGGCGATTACGAGTTTCGTGCGACCGGATCGGTGCCGAAGTTCGATGGGTTCCTGAAGGTCTACGAAGAATCGAAGGACACCAAGGACGACGAGGACGATGAGCTGGGCCGCCGCCTGCCCATGGTGCGGGCTGGCGAGAATCTGCGCCTCGAGGAAGTTTTGCCCAAGCAGAACAGCACCGAGCCGCCGCCACGCTACAACGAAGCGAGTCTGGTGAAGGAGCTGGAGGAGAAGGGCATCGGACGTCCCTCCACGTACGCGACAATCTTGAGTACCATTCAGGAGCGCGAGTACGTTCAGAAGATCAAGAACAAATTCATGCCGACCGAGTTGGGCATGGTCGTAACCGAACTGCTCATCGTCAATTTCGCCGACATCCTGGATGTTACCTATACGGCGCGTCTCGAAGAGTCGCTCGACGAGATTGAGGAAGGCAAGCAGGATTGGGTCGATACCCTGACGGATTTCTATGCGAAGTTCTCCAAGGACCTGGCCATTGCCGAAAAAGAGATGGTCGACATCAAGCGCATGGAGCGGCCCACGGATATAATCTGCGAGCGCTGCGCCAAGCCCATGGTCATCAAGTGGGGGCGCAACGGCAGCTTCATCGCCTGCACGGGATATCCTGAGTGCACCAATACGCGCGATCTAGCCGTGGATGTCAACGAGTTGGGCGAAGGCGCGGTGCCTGATGGCGCGACGGACGGCGAGCCGGTCGAGAAGTGCGAGAACTGCGGCAAGGACATGGTCTTGAAGCGTGGACGCTTCGGCCAGTTCTACGCCTGCGCCGGGTACCCCGAGTGCAAGACCACGAAAAAAATCGGCCAGACACAGCAGTCGAAACCGCCCGTGCCCATTGATGAGAACTGTCCGCAGTGCAAAAAACAGCTGGTCATCCGGCAGGGGCGCTTCGGCGAATTCACTTCCTGCAGCGGCTATCCCAAGTGCAAGTACATCAAGCAGGACACCACCGGCGTGAAGTGCCCCGAGTGCAAGGACGGCGAGATCGTGCAGAAACGCTCCAAGCGTGGGCCGTTCTATAGCTGCAATCGCTATCCGAAATGCAAGACCACGCTGAAGCACAAGCCGCTGCCGCAACCCTGTCCGAAGTGTGGCTCGGAGTATCTGCTGGAAAAAACCGTGAAGGACTCGACCACCATCGAGTGCCCCAACGAAGCCTGCGACTACGAAAAAGCCGCGTGA
- the dprA gene encoding DNA-protecting protein DprA, whose protein sequence is MRFVPGLGNRTAQRLVSEIGSAAGVFHASLTELDALGLPTHVARALATGTSFEQALREAEAARQKGAVCLTFQDASYPEKLREIFDPPLLLYAMGDISLLDADLVGVVGSRRPTAYGRAMAQRLSTDLAAHGLGIISGLARGIDAAAHQGALDANGKTIAVMGSGIDVVYPAENKKLYETIAAKGLLLSEFSLGTFPAPQNFPIRNRIISGLSAGVLVVEAAEHSGSLITARLAMEQNREVFAVPGSVTNKNSWGPHLLIKQGAKLVQDWQDVLEDLPSQVRLRLLESSAENGLGKNSASPAASRASLFAESISETERAIYDLLKVEEAVHIDEVLNTLPNLSSSEVLASLLELEFKSLIRQLPGKNFVKTF, encoded by the coding sequence ATGCGCTTCGTGCCGGGGCTGGGTAACCGCACGGCGCAGCGGCTGGTGAGCGAGATTGGCTCGGCGGCTGGCGTCTTCCACGCGTCGCTCACAGAGCTGGACGCGCTGGGCTTGCCCACTCACGTGGCGCGCGCGCTGGCCACGGGTACGTCGTTTGAGCAGGCGCTGCGAGAGGCCGAGGCGGCGCGGCAGAAGGGCGCGGTGTGTCTGACTTTTCAGGATGCCAGCTACCCCGAGAAGCTGCGCGAGATTTTCGATCCGCCACTGCTGCTCTACGCAATGGGCGATATATCGCTGCTGGATGCGGACCTCGTCGGCGTGGTCGGGTCGCGCCGCCCGACGGCTTATGGCCGGGCCATGGCGCAGCGCCTCTCGACCGATCTGGCCGCGCACGGACTGGGCATCATCAGCGGCTTGGCGCGCGGCATTGATGCCGCCGCGCATCAGGGCGCGCTCGACGCCAACGGCAAGACGATTGCCGTGATGGGCTCGGGCATTGATGTGGTCTATCCCGCGGAGAACAAGAAACTCTACGAGACGATTGCCGCGAAGGGGTTGCTGCTCTCCGAGTTTTCGCTGGGGACGTTCCCCGCGCCGCAGAATTTCCCGATTCGCAATCGCATCATCAGCGGATTGTCGGCGGGCGTTTTGGTGGTCGAGGCCGCCGAGCACTCCGGCTCGCTGATCACGGCGCGGCTGGCGATGGAACAGAATCGCGAAGTGTTTGCGGTGCCCGGATCGGTTACCAATAAAAATAGTTGGGGACCGCATCTGCTCATCAAACAGGGCGCGAAACTGGTGCAGGACTGGCAGGATGTGCTGGAGGACCTGCCATCTCAGGTGCGCTTGCGCCTGCTCGAAAGCTCAGCGGAAAACGGGCTGGGAAAGAATTCCGCATCTCCCGCCGCCAGCCGCGCATCTCTATTCGCGGAATCTATTTCGGAAACAGAGCGCGCAATTTATGACTTGCTGAAAGTGGAAGAGGCGGTACATATTGATGAAGTCCTGAACACGCTCCCGAACCTATCATCGTCGGAAGTGCTGGCAAGTCTGCTGGAGCTTGAATTCAAGAGCCTGATCCGGCAGTTGCCCGGGAAGAATTTTGTAAAGACGTTCTAA
- a CDS encoding amidohydrolase — protein MDPRVDIFCHILPKKYDAARWERVGKTNFVKHSPSHLKYVAGGKTQDQENIKVLMDLDARWRMMDQFPGYRQVISVASPPVEAVDPDDSEYLAKLLNDEMAELVLKYPDRFAGAAASLPMNKPEAAAKELERCIKDLKLCTLQIFSNVNGKPLDLVEYRPIFEIMEKNNLPILLHPARAIDHWDYPTEADSKFIIWQVFGWPYETTAAMTRIAFGGVLDDYPNLKIICHHSGAMVPFFAGRITSMYRMLEPLIVAERKGRPFSKPIIEYFRAFYADVSTFTTSSIECAVDFFGVDHVIFGTDAPFDFEGGRASVRECTDAINNSRLSAEDKSRIFSGNFEKHFRLPARVAAKV, from the coding sequence ATGGACCCGCGTGTAGATATTTTTTGTCATATTTTACCGAAGAAGTACGATGCCGCTCGCTGGGAGCGGGTGGGCAAGACCAACTTCGTCAAGCACAGCCCCTCGCACCTGAAGTATGTTGCAGGTGGCAAGACGCAAGATCAGGAAAATATTAAAGTCCTGATGGACCTCGATGCGCGCTGGCGCATGATGGACCAGTTCCCTGGATATCGCCAGGTGATCAGCGTGGCGTCGCCGCCGGTCGAGGCCGTGGACCCGGACGACAGCGAATATCTGGCCAAGCTGCTGAACGACGAGATGGCCGAGCTGGTGCTCAAGTATCCCGACCGTTTCGCCGGCGCTGCCGCCTCACTGCCCATGAACAAGCCCGAGGCCGCCGCCAAGGAACTGGAGCGTTGCATCAAGGACCTGAAGCTTTGCACGCTACAGATTTTCTCGAACGTCAACGGCAAGCCGCTCGATCTGGTTGAGTACCGGCCCATCTTCGAGATCATGGAGAAGAACAATCTTCCCATCCTGCTGCACCCGGCGCGCGCCATTGACCATTGGGATTACCCCACCGAAGCGGACTCGAAGTTCATCATCTGGCAGGTCTTCGGCTGGCCGTACGAAACCACTGCGGCCATGACCCGCATCGCCTTTGGCGGCGTGCTTGATGACTACCCGAACCTGAAGATCATCTGCCACCACTCCGGCGCGATGGTGCCGTTCTTCGCCGGGCGCATTACCTCAATGTACCGGATGCTCGAGCCGCTGATCGTTGCCGAGCGCAAGGGCCGCCCCTTCAGCAAGCCGATCATCGAATATTTCCGCGCGTTCTACGCCGATGTCTCGACCTTCACCACTTCTTCCATCGAGTGCGCGGTGGACTTCTTCGGCGTCGATCACGTCATCTTCGGCACCGACGCGCCGTTTGACTTCGAGGGCGGTCGCGCGTCGGTCCGCGAGTGCACGGACGCCATCAACAACTCGCGCCTAAGCGCGGAGGATAAGTCCCGCATTTTCTCCGGGAACTTCGAGAAGCACTTCCGCCTCCCGGCCCGGGTTGCAGCGAAAGTGTAA